The sequence CCGTCACCCGCGAGCTCGGCATGGGCGAGGCCTTCGCCACGGTCACCCCGGCCACCGTGGACGGGTACGCCCGCGCCACGGGCGACCTCTCCCTCCTGGTGCGCTGCGACGGCGTCTCGTCGCTCGCCTCGCAGGGGCGGCTCGTGGCACTCGGGACGCCCGGATCCACCGGCCTGCCGGTGACCGACCTCACCTCCGCCACGTGCCGGACCCTCGACCGGGCCGCGGGCATCGTGGCCGGATCCGTCTTCGTGAAGAGCCCGACGGCGGGCACCGTCTACCTGCTGCAGGGTGGGCAGGCCCGTCCCTTCTCCACATGGGACCGCCTGGTCGCGGTGGCAGGGACGTCCTCGCCGACCATCACGACCCTCGGGGCACCCGCGCTCGCGCGGATCCCGGTGGGCGCCGCGTACTGAGCCGACGCTGCCGCCTCCGTGCCCGGACGGGCTCGAAGGCGGCAGCGGATACAGTGGGGCCGCACCGGACGACCACGGCGCGGCCCGCCGGCCGGGCCCCCGAGCGCCCGGTGCGGCGAGGAGAGCACATGGACCAGCACGCGCACGACGTCGACGCACCCCGCGAGGAGGCCCCGGCTCCCGGCATCCTCCTCCGGCTGATCAAGGACGAGCGCGTGGCGTTCCTCCTGGTCGGCGGCTTCAACACGGTGCTCGGCACGGCGTGGTTCGCCCTGTTCTTCCTGCTGTGGGGGCACGCGATCCCGTACCCGATCGTGCTCGTGATCGCCTGGGCGGTGCAGCTGCCCGTCGCGTTCACGCTGCACCGGAAGCTCGTGTTCAAGGTCAGCGGCAACCTGATCCCGGACTTCTCCCGCTACACGCTCGTCAACCTCATGCCGCTGTTCGCCAACATGCTGCTGCTGCCGCTGGTGGTGGAGACGACCCCGCTCGAGCCGATCGTGGCGCAGGTGCTCGTGACCATCGTGATCACCGTGGCCACGTACACGGGCCACAAGTTCTTCTCGTTCCGCCGGCCGCGCGACGAGGCCGTGCGCTGATCCCGACCTCCCCGACGGGCCCGCCGGGGATCAGCCCGGCCGGTGCTGCTCCGGCAGACCGTGCCGCCAGCTGCGGCCCTGCGCGGCCTTGACGGCGCAGATCACGAGCAGGACCCAGCCCCACTCCATGAGGGTGACGCTCTCGGCCAGTGACGCGACCACGAGCACGACGACCACGAGCGCGGGCCAGACGTAGCCGACGCCGCGCTTGGTGGTCGCGAGGACCCAGGAGCGCCCGAGCGCCAGGGCGCAGAACGCGGCGAACAGCACGAGCCCCACGAGCCCGGCCTGCAGGTAGAGGTCGAGGTAGGCGTTGCGGCCCGTCTCCTGCGCGCCGCGGCTCACGAGGTCGAGCGCGGTGTACGGGTAGGCGTCGCGGCGCCAGAAGCCGACGAAGCCCCAGCCCTCGATGGTGTTGAGGTCGATGAGGCGCAGCATCTCGCGCCACAGGTCCACGCGCTGGAGGTAGTCGGGGCGCGCCTGGAGGACCTGGAGAACGGGGGAGCGGAAGGCCACGACGAGCACGGCCACGACCGCGGCGAGCACGAGGGCCGCGCTGTTGGCGAGCGGCCGGGCCTGGCGGGCGAGGTGGCGGAGGGCGAGGATCGCGAGGGCGGCGAGGCCGAGGACGAGGAACGTGCCGAGGATCACCGACGAGCGGGTGAGCGACGCGACCAGCAGCGCGGTGGTCAGCGAGAAGATCCCGCGCCCTCGGGAGACGGAGCGGGTGAGGAGCTCGACGGCGAAGGTCACGGCGGCGACGAGCGCGAGGATCCCGAGGGCGTTGCGCTCGCCGAGCAGGCCCTGGATGGGGCCGAGGCGGTCGAGGGCGCCGCGGATCCCGAGGAACGGGATGGGGCCGTCGATGAGGAGCCCCGCCAGCACCTCCAGCGCGAGGGAGGCGACGAGCACCAGCCGCAGCACGTCGCCGGTCGCCCGCACGATCTGGATGAGGTCGCGCACGACGCCCACGTACACCGCGAGGAACGCGGACGCCACGAGGTAGAGCACCCCGCCGATCGCGTCCGGCTGGTACGCCGTCCAGAGCAGCGTCGCCGCGCACCAGGCCACGAGGACGAGGAGGGAGATGGGCAGGAGGCCGCGCCACTCCCAGTCGCCGCGCTTGGCCGCGAGGGATGCCGCGGCCATGGCCACGAGCGCCACCACCACGGCGACGAGCCCGGCCCAGCCCATGGTCGACCGGAGGGCGTGCGACAGGACCGCGGTGCCGAGGATGCACTGCGTGAGCGCGGCCGAGAAGCGCGCCGAGCCGAGGAGGTCGGGCAGGCGCTCGGGGAGCGGCAGGCGGGAGGGCAGCGTCATGCGGCGGCGGTCACGGGCGGTCGGCGGATCACCGGGCGGCCGCGCGGATCAGGCGACGCCGGGGTCGGGGACGGACGACGCGGCGGGCGCGGGCGTCGTGCCGCGGGCGGGGGGAGCTGACGGGGCCGTGGTGGACGCGGCGACGGGAGCGGCGGCGGCGGGAGCGGCCACGGCGGGCGCGGCCACGGCGGGGCGGCGCGGGTCCGCGCCCGGCACGTCCTCGCGCGCCACCATCCCGGAGCGGGTGGCGACCGCGATCACCACGAGCAGCAGCCAGTTGCCCTCGTAGAGCAGGCGGCTCTCCGCGAGGCTCTGCACGACGAGCGCCGTCATGAGGAGCAGCGGCGCCAGCGCGAGCGTCGAGTACGGCTCGACCAGGTCGCGGCGGTGCTGCGGCCGGTCGATGGCGGCCCACCAGGAGCGGACGTAGGTGGTGACGATGAGGCAGGCGAAGACGAGGAGCCCGACGGCGCCGACCTGGAGCAGGACGTCGAGGTAGGCGTCGTGCGCCTGCAGGTACGTGACGCCGCTGCGGACGGCGAGTCCCTGGAAGGGGTGCACCCAGGGCGCCCAGTAGCCGATCCAGCCCCAGCCGACCATGGGGTGCTGCTGCGCGAGCCCGAGGACGGACTCCCAGATCTGGAACCGGCCGGTGAGGTCGGGCGAGCGGCCGAGCAGCTCGAACACCTCGGCGGTGCGGGTGACCATGACGCCCGCGCCGACGACGGCCGCCACGACGACGCCGCCCGCGAGCGCGAGGCGGCCGCGGATGCCGACCCGGCGGGCGATGAGGGCGAGCGCGGCGACGACGCCGGTCATGATCAGCGCGACGAGGACGGTGGAGCTGCCGGTGAGTGTC is a genomic window of Clavibacter capsici containing:
- a CDS encoding GtrA family protein, whose product is MDQHAHDVDAPREEAPAPGILLRLIKDERVAFLLVGGFNTVLGTAWFALFFLLWGHAIPYPIVLVIAWAVQLPVAFTLHRKLVFKVSGNLIPDFSRYTLVNLMPLFANMLLLPLVVETTPLEPIVAQVLVTIVITVATYTGHKFFSFRRPRDEAVR
- a CDS encoding O-antigen ligase family protein, with the translated sequence MTLPSRLPLPERLPDLLGSARFSAALTQCILGTAVLSHALRSTMGWAGLVAVVVALVAMAAASLAAKRGDWEWRGLLPISLLVLVAWCAATLLWTAYQPDAIGGVLYLVASAFLAVYVGVVRDLIQIVRATGDVLRLVLVASLALEVLAGLLIDGPIPFLGIRGALDRLGPIQGLLGERNALGILALVAAVTFAVELLTRSVSRGRGIFSLTTALLVASLTRSSVILGTFLVLGLAALAILALRHLARQARPLANSAALVLAAVVAVLVVAFRSPVLQVLQARPDYLQRVDLWREMLRLIDLNTIEGWGFVGFWRRDAYPYTALDLVSRGAQETGRNAYLDLYLQAGLVGLVLFAAFCALALGRSWVLATTKRGVGYVWPALVVVVLVVASLAESVTLMEWGWVLLVICAVKAAQGRSWRHGLPEQHRPG
- a CDS encoding O-antigen ligase family protein, encoding MPTPSRRALRSFATFVLVTTFAGDMWRDSLSWWGFGAIALAVLVTCIVLLVRARPLPRVRVLPLPLLAFTAVCVISIAWSQYRFESMLGVLIQLSTSVAALTLLVLLSWAEIVQGLGRAFRIILGLSLAFELVVAVVVRQPVMPFFTDYGPNAPAAFAWTRGELLSGGRIQGVVGNANLLAMVALLGLVVFSLQLAARTVQRRDAAVWIAVALLTLTLTGSSTVLVALIMTGVVAALALIARRVGIRGRLALAGGVVVAAVVGAGVMVTRTAEVFELLGRSPDLTGRFQIWESVLGLAQQHPMVGWGWIGYWAPWVHPFQGLAVRSGVTYLQAHDAYLDVLLQVGAVGLLVFACLIVTTYVRSWWAAIDRPQHRRDLVEPYSTLALAPLLLMTALVVQSLAESRLLYEGNWLLLVVIAVATRSGMVAREDVPGADPRRPAVAAPAVAAPAAAAPVAASTTAPSAPPARGTTPAPAASSVPDPGVA